One stretch of Thalassovita sp. DNA includes these proteins:
- a CDS encoding HlyD family secretion protein — protein MRVEHRSPHADLDYMVRAPLNFETPEGVPVVIREWSLQGVKWPEDAPERPEEGYLAVPFQGVDVRFPVTLEPAPDTREVFFKDLTGRQREVLALFYRALLSGRMVASGDVITSLDTPVDLVPVEETEAEAEAKIGQRRKITQVLRSVVHVVIYVSLFIGVMITIGSNIFNAINRIDVQHGRVVAPVAALSALRPGVVSALQVEAGQVVAAGDVLALIEDPEVVARLKASRVSYAATSDVIKRLEKALKRLEKLARVKDEALRLLEVGLIYEAQISPRGYDALVDRWKQLRRDDPYLATGRDPLEVTARLLRQRLAEENTLLRQHRSTRDGYKARLQAAKIIAPHAGVVQSVLVQPGQYVLSGQPVVEMEDDAPRHVVGWVSEQYAEDLYPGMPAWVRVNTAGTRQEVTGRVSDVRAGDIPNRPGEYGIEVTVQLDGFTNAQLRDALRVGAPVNLSADRQMFAGLRGWMQARADSLWPSDDDKTQTPGARDVQP, from the coding sequence ATGAGGGTCGAACACCGATCTCCCCATGCGGATCTGGACTATATGGTCCGGGCACCGCTGAATTTTGAAACGCCTGAGGGCGTGCCGGTGGTGATCCGTGAGTGGTCACTGCAGGGCGTGAAATGGCCCGAAGATGCGCCGGAACGTCCCGAGGAGGGCTACCTTGCCGTGCCGTTTCAAGGGGTTGATGTACGCTTCCCGGTCACATTGGAACCTGCCCCGGACACCCGCGAAGTTTTCTTCAAGGATCTGACAGGGCGTCAGCGCGAAGTGCTGGCGCTGTTTTACCGGGCGTTGTTGTCGGGGCGGATGGTCGCCTCCGGCGATGTGATCACCTCGCTCGACACCCCGGTGGATCTGGTCCCGGTTGAGGAAACCGAGGCGGAAGCAGAGGCCAAGATCGGACAGCGCCGCAAGATCACCCAGGTGCTGCGCAGTGTGGTGCATGTGGTGATTTATGTCAGCCTGTTCATCGGGGTGATGATCACCATTGGCAGCAATATTTTCAATGCTATCAATCGGATCGATGTTCAGCACGGGCGCGTGGTTGCTCCCGTCGCGGCCTTGAGTGCCCTGCGTCCCGGTGTGGTCAGCGCCCTGCAGGTTGAGGCCGGGCAGGTGGTGGCCGCCGGCGATGTGCTGGCACTGATCGAAGATCCCGAAGTTGTGGCCCGTCTGAAGGCCAGCCGGGTGTCCTATGCGGCCACCAGTGACGTGATCAAACGTCTGGAAAAGGCGCTGAAACGTCTGGAAAAGCTGGCCCGGGTCAAAGATGAGGCGCTGCGTCTGTTGGAGGTTGGCCTGATCTATGAGGCGCAGATCAGCCCTCGCGGCTACGATGCTCTTGTAGACCGCTGGAAACAGCTGCGTCGGGATGATCCCTATCTGGCCACCGGCCGTGACCCGCTGGAGGTCACCGCCCGCCTGCTGCGCCAGCGACTAGCTGAGGAAAACACCCTGCTGCGTCAACATCGCTCGACCCGCGATGGCTACAAGGCCCGCCTGCAAGCGGCCAAGATCATTGCGCCCCATGCGGGTGTGGTTCAGTCGGTTCTGGTGCAGCCCGGTCAATATGTCCTGTCGGGCCAGCCCGTGGTTGAGATGGAAGATGATGCGCCGCGCCATGTGGTGGGCTGGGTATCTGAACAATATGCCGAAGACCTCTACCCCGGCATGCCGGCCTGGGTGCGGGTCAACACGGCGGGAACACGGCAAGAGGTGACCGGTCGGGTCAGCGATGTGCGCGCCGGCGATATTCCGAACCGTCCCGGTGAATATGGGATTGAGGTTACGGTGCAGCTGGATGGTTTCACCAATGCCCAGCTGCGTGACGCCCTGCGCGTCGGGGCGCCGGTGAACCTCAGCGCGGATCGGCAGATGTTTGCAGGGCTGCGCGGCTGGATGCAGGCGCGCGCTGACAGCCTGTGGCCCAGTGATGATGACAAAACCCAAACCCCGGGGGCGCGTGATGTACAGCCCTGA
- a CDS encoding glycosyltransferase: MYSPEDEYGFDKDLAVRLRDYETPRLSYLRRWRLPHICILLITVLALQWMMFNLPNRYFDPEVMHISLILGGLGIWRFGWWFTHSVRAGYWGRAVWPGMRARADALWQDGWRPKRLHIQMTTYYEEPSITKRVIGSILGQVRREKIPTTIYIGTGSAYDENIIRDFIETYAQDIPDDLAKLVFLRQNQPGKRMAIGMILRAMCREDVDPDDLVIFMDGDALYGGDVLQKCLPMFAADPELGALTTDEEVICYGPDWIARWLDMRFAQRRLAMQSHALAGRVLTLTGRMSVFRARHILTRAFIRNIEADHLDHWLWGRFRFLSGDDKSSWYRLLSNGVKMTYVPDATVYTIEVIKENGLSRMVQNFRRWSGNMLRNGARAIALGPRRIPLFIWWCIVDQRIAMWTMMVSPVMAVLGNFIAPGYVWNCLIWVVFSRVILSMFLFGYSRKADMSWPFILYLNQVINASVKIYMIFHLSKQKWSNRGNQSAGEARSLKDRLRNGFALFQLCTAVCLFVTAIMVYVDLMQLPGL, encoded by the coding sequence ATGTACAGCCCTGAGGATGAATATGGTTTTGACAAAGATCTGGCGGTGCGTCTGCGGGATTATGAAACGCCACGCCTCAGTTACCTGCGCCGCTGGCGGCTGCCGCACATCTGCATTCTGTTAATCACCGTGCTTGCGCTGCAATGGATGATGTTCAACCTGCCAAACCGGTATTTCGATCCCGAGGTGATGCATATTTCCCTGATCCTTGGCGGGCTCGGCATCTGGCGGTTTGGCTGGTGGTTCACCCATTCGGTGCGCGCAGGCTACTGGGGGCGGGCTGTCTGGCCGGGCATGCGAGCCCGCGCCGATGCGCTGTGGCAGGACGGCTGGCGCCCCAAACGCCTGCATATCCAGATGACCACCTATTATGAGGAACCGTCGATCACCAAACGGGTGATCGGCTCCATCCTGGGGCAGGTGCGCCGCGAAAAGATCCCGACGACGATCTATATCGGCACCGGCAGTGCCTATGATGAAAACATCATCCGCGACTTTATCGAAACCTATGCCCAAGACATCCCCGATGATCTGGCTAAACTGGTGTTCCTGCGGCAGAACCAGCCGGGCAAACGGATGGCCATCGGTATGATCCTGCGGGCCATGTGCCGCGAAGATGTGGACCCGGACGATCTGGTGATCTTCATGGATGGCGATGCGCTATATGGCGGCGATGTCCTGCAAAAATGCCTGCCGATGTTTGCCGCCGACCCCGAACTGGGTGCGCTGACCACCGATGAAGAGGTGATCTGCTACGGCCCGGACTGGATCGCCCGCTGGCTGGACATGCGGTTTGCGCAGCGCAGGCTGGCCATGCAGAGCCACGCGCTGGCGGGCCGGGTGCTGACCCTGACCGGGCGGATGAGCGTGTTTCGCGCCCGCCACATTCTGACCCGCGCCTTTATCCGCAACATTGAGGCGGATCACCTGGATCATTGGCTGTGGGGGCGGTTCCGCTTCCTGTCTGGCGATGACAAATCCAGCTGGTATCGCCTGTTGAGCAATGGCGTGAAGATGACCTATGTGCCGGATGCCACCGTCTACACGATTGAGGTGATCAAGGAAAACGGGCTGTCGCGGATGGTGCAGAACTTCCGTCGCTGGTCGGGCAACATGCTGCGCAACGGGGCGCGGGCAATTGCGCTGGGCCCACGCCGGATACCGCTGTTTATCTGGTGGTGCATTGTTGATCAGCGCATTGCAATGTGGACCATGATGGTCAGCCCGGTGATGGCAGTTCTGGGCAACTTCATCGCGCCGGGCTATGTCTGGAACTGTTTGATCTGGGTGGTCTTTTCCCGGGTGATCCTGTCGATGTTCCTATTTGGCTATTCGCGCAAGGCGGACATGAGCTGGCCGTTTATCCTCTACCTCAATCAGGTGATTAACGCCTCGGTGAAGATCTACATGATCTTTCATCTGTCCAAACAGAAATGGTCAAACCGGGGCAACCAATCCGCGGGGGAGGCGCGCAGCCTGAAGGATCGGTTGCGCAACGGGTTTGCGCTTTTTCAGCTGTGCACGGCGGTCTGCCTCTTTGTTACGGCCATCATGGTCTATGTCGATCTGATGCAGCTGCCGGGGCTTTGA
- a CDS encoding mannose-1-phosphate guanylyltransferase/mannose-6-phosphate isomerase: MIIPVIMAGGTGTRMWPASRKALPKQFAPLLGGDTLFQQTVKRLSDPRFDRPCVVSAEECRFIARDQMGAVGANNVLHLVEPVARNTAAAVLTAALAHRDQPEAVLLISPSDHVISDEAGFHAAVDLGRDAAAEGEVVCFGVFPTHPSSAYGYLQVDRGSDAKVQKVTEFIEKPDAAAATELLGRGNSLWNAGIFMLRVDVALELFKTHAPDLLPPCHGGLSLGGEDLGFHRLNRDAFKRCRAIAFDRAIMEKLPSCTVVSLDCGWADLGSWSALRDHQVKKPGGNALIGDASAIDCRNSLLKSTNSDMAIVGLGLDGIVAVATDDAVLVADASRSEEVGKAIEVLNARSAPQAEEFPRCHRPWGFYETLSLGARFQVKRIVVHPGQKLSLQSHVHRAEHWVVVEGSALVTVGDETKLVGENESTYIPLGAVHRLENPGKLPLALIEVQSGCYLGEDDITRYEDIYARDQNEEVA, from the coding sequence ATGATTATTCCTGTGATTATGGCCGGTGGCACCGGCACCCGGATGTGGCCTGCCTCGCGCAAGGCGCTGCCGAAACAATTTGCCCCGCTCCTGGGCGGTGACACGCTGTTCCAGCAGACCGTGAAACGTCTGAGCGACCCCCGCTTTGACCGCCCCTGTGTGGTCAGTGCTGAAGAGTGTCGTTTCATTGCGCGGGATCAGATGGGCGCTGTCGGGGCAAACAATGTGCTGCATCTGGTGGAGCCTGTGGCGCGTAATACCGCAGCCGCCGTTTTGACCGCGGCGCTGGCCCATCGTGACCAGCCCGAAGCGGTGCTGCTGATCAGCCCCAGCGATCATGTAATCTCGGATGAGGCAGGCTTCCACGCCGCTGTTGATCTGGGACGTGACGCAGCGGCTGAGGGTGAGGTGGTGTGTTTTGGTGTGTTTCCCACCCACCCCAGCAGCGCTTATGGTTACCTGCAGGTCGACCGGGGCAGCGATGCCAAGGTTCAAAAGGTCACTGAATTCATTGAAAAACCAGATGCCGCCGCCGCGACGGAACTGCTGGGCCGGGGCAACTCGCTGTGGAACGCGGGGATCTTTATGCTGCGGGTGGATGTGGCGCTGGAGCTGTTCAAAACCCATGCGCCGGATCTGCTGCCGCCCTGTCATGGGGGCCTCAGCCTTGGGGGGGAGGACCTTGGCTTCCACCGGCTGAATCGCGATGCGTTCAAACGCTGCCGCGCCATCGCCTTTGACCGGGCGATCATGGAGAAACTGCCAAGCTGCACCGTGGTGTCGCTGGATTGTGGCTGGGCGGATCTGGGCAGCTGGTCAGCCCTGCGGGACCATCAGGTCAAGAAACCCGGTGGCAATGCGTTGATTGGCGATGCCAGTGCGATTGACTGCCGCAACAGCCTGCTGAAAAGCACCAACAGCGATATGGCCATCGTCGGCCTTGGTCTGGACGGCATTGTGGCCGTGGCAACAGATGACGCGGTGCTCGTCGCCGATGCCAGCCGCAGTGAAGAGGTGGGCAAAGCGATAGAGGTGCTGAACGCCCGGTCTGCCCCACAGGCTGAGGAATTCCCCCGCTGCCACCGCCCTTGGGGGTTTTATGAAACCCTGTCACTGGGCGCGCGGTTCCAGGTCAAACGGATCGTTGTACATCCCGGCCAGAAGCTTTCGCTGCAAAGCCATGTGCACCGCGCGGAACACTGGGTCGTGGTTGAAGGATCCGCGCTGGTGACGGTCGGCGATGAGACCAAATTGGTTGGTGAAAACGAAAGCACCTACATCCCGCTGGGCGCGGTGCATCGGCTGGAAAATCCCGGCAAATTGCCCCTGGCGCTGATTGAGGTGCAATCGGGCTGTTACCTCGGCGAAGACGACATCACGCGCTACGAAGACATCTATGCGCGTGACCAAAACGAAGAGGTTGCCTGA
- a CDS encoding nucleotide sugar dehydrogenase, whose protein sequence is MELLDLDLRNADVVDTPRPVMNPDLVPALRPVLNPKKTPALKPAISVVGLGYVGAVSMACLSSLGHRCIGVDVDARKVEQIAAGESPIHEQDLGETLSEGVANGLIEATDDLERAVWDTDVTFVSVGTPTAADGGCDYRYIEAAAEGMARGLRRKRSFHVFVMRCSIPPGTTLSVMAPIIERISGRKAGRDFGVCFNPEFLREGVAIADFHNPPKTVIGTTDLRSAEILRDIYAPVDAQPIFTSIEAAEMVKYVDNVWHATKVCFANEVGRLCKPSGVDSREVMDIFVQDHKLNLSAYYLKPGFAYGGSCLPKEVRAVQHMAKEAGVTLPMIGNLERSNREHIDEAVRMVRATGARRVGILGLAFKPGTDDLRESPILEVMAALHAEGVALQVHDEAITKDTPLEGQLAYVRHGSKGGAELAANLPAMLNDDLDEVVEGAEVLVVCHASEAYRSKMRRSHARAVIDLVGLYNSPCETRAPLEGIGW, encoded by the coding sequence ATGGAACTTCTGGATCTTGACCTGCGCAACGCCGATGTTGTCGACACCCCGCGACCGGTAATGAACCCCGATCTGGTCCCGGCCCTGCGCCCGGTTCTGAACCCCAAAAAGACCCCCGCCCTGAAGCCCGCGATCAGCGTGGTGGGACTGGGCTATGTGGGCGCGGTTTCGATGGCTTGCCTGTCCAGCCTGGGCCACCGCTGCATCGGTGTTGATGTGGATGCCCGCAAGGTGGAACAGATCGCGGCCGGCGAAAGCCCGATCCATGAACAAGATCTGGGCGAAACCCTGTCCGAGGGCGTTGCCAACGGGCTGATTGAGGCAACCGATGATCTGGAACGGGCGGTCTGGGACACCGATGTGACCTTTGTTTCGGTCGGCACCCCGACGGCCGCGGATGGTGGCTGTGATTACCGCTACATCGAGGCCGCCGCTGAGGGCATGGCGCGGGGTTTGCGCCGCAAGCGCAGCTTCCACGTCTTTGTCATGCGCTGCTCCATCCCGCCGGGCACGACGCTGTCGGTGATGGCACCGATCATTGAACGGATTTCGGGCCGTAAGGCGGGGCGTGACTTTGGTGTCTGCTTTAACCCTGAGTTCCTGCGTGAAGGTGTGGCTATCGCTGATTTCCACAACCCGCCCAAGACCGTGATCGGCACCACCGATCTGCGCAGCGCTGAAATTCTGCGGGACATCTACGCGCCGGTGGATGCGCAGCCGATCTTCACCAGTATTGAGGCGGCTGAGATGGTGAAATACGTCGATAATGTCTGGCATGCGACCAAGGTCTGCTTTGCCAATGAGGTGGGCCGCCTGTGCAAACCCTCGGGCGTTGATAGCCGCGAGGTGATGGATATCTTCGTGCAGGATCACAAGCTGAACCTTTCGGCCTATTACCTGAAACCCGGTTTTGCCTATGGCGGCTCCTGCCTGCCGAAAGAGGTGCGTGCGGTGCAGCATATGGCCAAAGAGGCCGGTGTTACCCTGCCGATGATCGGCAATCTGGAACGCTCGAACCGCGAACATATTGACGAAGCGGTGCGCATGGTGCGGGCCACCGGTGCCCGCCGGGTTGGGATCCTTGGGCTGGCGTTTAAACCCGGCACCGATGATCTGCGCGAAAGCCCGATCCTGGAGGTTATGGCCGCGCTGCATGCCGAAGGCGTTGCCCTGCAGGTGCATGATGAGGCGATCACCAAAGACACCCCGCTGGAGGGTCAGCTGGCATATGTGCGCCACGGCTCCAAAGGGGGCGCGGAACTGGCGGCGAACCTGCCGGCGATGCTGAACGACGACCTGGACGAGGTTGTTGAGGGCGCTGAGGTCTTGGTGGTCTGCCATGCCTCTGAGGCCTACCGCAGCAAGATGCGCCGCAGCCACGCCCGGGCCGTGATTGATCTGGTGGGGCTTTACAACAGCCCCTGCGAAACCCGCGCACCGCTGGAAGGCATTGGCTGGTGA
- a CDS encoding calcium-binding protein produces MSNLLDQLIQGTGLSDDLNAGAGQDTMVGLSGDDTLAGDGGNDLIYGDYAEANLLGDAGASLSFSDYASLGAWQVTTLPSGHQEMSQTVNTEAQGVYELSLSLAANFAGGHVDAGVEVLVDGVVVASYDSQSGAFADHSFTFTATGSSSEITLRTLEGSGSGPVIDTSGAVYTTDTQVTIGGQEVTVAAFAPGQANLYQVFNGTLHVFDTENSTYQQVGADGTVNVNAIGFNQQDSLIYGVAVGNGQDALGNQVSRDDLVMFDAEGNVYRIGEGPFRSWTGDFDDQGNLWIFNSRLNFLSKIDVDTLDANGNPVEERIDLNDALFGLNVYDLSFDANTQSFSGVARGSYEGAPATLVTVDVSGDTPQISSIHVTHTQVGDQLLTGTPAITFGAAIYDTDGTLFVGGNSGDHDMNNATGASGGIYRVEIDPASQTATLVLVTDAPRSYSNDGAADPNALSPFEAVDLEATVLIRDLQLVATAEGELSYNDDLQGGGGADTMEGGIGEDLLTGGAIGDSLMGGDGNDSLHGGAGFDAVATGPASTYDAEGARYDHLGNLLPENDDWLSGGIGDDLIAGSAGHDTLLGGTGDDTLQGGTGFDHLMGGEGADDLNGGSDRDTLDGGAGADTLDGRTGDDLLNGGEGNDLLLGNSGADTLSGDAGDDILRGGSHDDLLMGGEGADTLEGSGGNDDLRGDDGADSLSGGSGADALDGGSGNDTLYGGSGDDDLTGGAGRDRMNGGSGHDTLSGGEGRDTLAAGSGDDVIDGGAGRDSLFLGAGDDIAYGGDGADRFIFRDRDLDNSTVEIRDYDIDEGDYLDLRQVSLGDSETWFAGAVTQALDGTISMDLGACTVELTGTGLDLLTQSDALYDSLVF; encoded by the coding sequence ATGTCTAATCTACTTGACCAGTTGATCCAGGGCACTGGCCTGTCAGATGATCTGAACGCCGGGGCAGGGCAGGACACAATGGTGGGTCTGTCCGGCGATGACACCCTTGCCGGGGATGGCGGCAACGATCTGATTTATGGCGATTATGCCGAAGCCAACCTGTTGGGGGATGCCGGGGCCTCCCTCAGTTTTTCGGACTACGCAAGCCTTGGCGCCTGGCAGGTGACAACCCTGCCCAGCGGCCATCAGGAGATGAGCCAGACCGTCAACACCGAAGCGCAGGGCGTTTATGAGCTGTCATTGTCACTGGCTGCGAACTTTGCCGGTGGCCATGTGGATGCTGGGGTTGAGGTGTTGGTCGATGGTGTGGTTGTTGCCAGCTATGACAGCCAGAGCGGTGCCTTTGCCGATCACAGTTTTACCTTCACCGCGACCGGCAGCAGTTCCGAGATTACGCTGCGCACGCTGGAGGGCAGCGGCAGCGGCCCGGTGATTGATACCAGCGGCGCGGTCTATACCACCGACACACAGGTGACCATCGGCGGCCAGGAGGTGACCGTTGCGGCCTTCGCGCCGGGTCAGGCCAACCTCTATCAGGTCTTTAACGGCACGCTGCATGTGTTTGACACGGAAAATTCGACCTATCAGCAGGTGGGTGCGGATGGCACGGTGAACGTCAATGCCATTGGCTTCAACCAGCAGGACAGCCTGATCTACGGTGTTGCCGTCGGCAACGGTCAGGACGCGCTGGGCAATCAGGTCAGCCGCGACGATCTGGTGATGTTTGACGCCGAGGGCAACGTCTACCGCATCGGCGAAGGCCCGTTCCGCAGCTGGACCGGTGACTTTGACGATCAGGGCAACCTGTGGATCTTCAATTCACGGCTGAACTTCCTCAGCAAAATCGATGTGGACACGCTGGACGCCAATGGCAACCCGGTGGAGGAACGCATTGACCTGAACGACGCGCTCTTTGGTTTGAATGTCTATGATCTGTCTTTTGATGCCAACACGCAGAGCTTTTCGGGTGTGGCCCGCGGGTCTTATGAGGGGGCGCCTGCGACATTGGTCACGGTGGATGTATCTGGTGATACGCCGCAGATTTCGTCCATTCATGTGACCCATACTCAGGTCGGCGATCAGCTGCTGACCGGCACCCCGGCGATCACCTTTGGCGCCGCGATCTATGACACCGATGGCACGCTGTTTGTCGGCGGCAATTCGGGCGATCACGATATGAACAACGCCACTGGCGCCTCGGGCGGGATCTACCGGGTGGAGATTGACCCGGCCAGCCAGACCGCCACGCTGGTTCTGGTGACAGATGCGCCGCGGTCCTACTCAAATGACGGTGCCGCAGACCCCAATGCGCTAAGCCCCTTTGAGGCGGTGGATCTGGAGGCCACGGTGCTGATCCGCGATCTGCAGCTGGTGGCCACGGCCGAAGGTGAGTTGAGCTACAACGACGACCTGCAGGGTGGCGGCGGCGCTGACACTATGGAGGGCGGCATTGGGGAGGATCTGCTGACCGGCGGTGCCATTGGCGACAGCCTGATGGGCGGCGATGGCAATGATAGCCTGCACGGCGGCGCCGGGTTTGATGCGGTGGCTACCGGCCCGGCCTCAACCTATGACGCCGAGGGCGCGCGCTACGATCATCTGGGCAACCTCTTGCCGGAAAACGATGATTGGCTCAGCGGTGGGATTGGCGACGATCTGATTGCGGGGTCGGCCGGCCATGACACATTGCTGGGCGGCACCGGCGATGACACCTTGCAAGGCGGCACCGGCTTTGACCACCTGATGGGCGGTGAGGGCGCGGATGATCTGAACGGCGGCAGTGACCGTGACACGCTGGATGGCGGCGCGGGGGCGGATACGCTGGACGGACGCACCGGGGATGACCTGCTGAACGGCGGGGAGGGCAACGATCTGTTGCTGGGAAACTCGGGCGCTGACACGCTCTCCGGCGATGCCGGTGACGACATCCTGCGCGGCGGCAGCCATGATGACCTGTTGATGGGCGGCGAAGGGGCCGACACGTTGGAAGGCAGCGGCGGCAACGATGACCTGCGCGGTGACGACGGTGCAGATAGCCTGTCAGGTGGATCAGGTGCGGATGCGCTGGATGGCGGTTCCGGCAATGACACGCTTTACGGTGGCTCTGGGGATGACGACCTGACAGGTGGCGCGGGCCGCGACCGGATGAACGGCGGATCAGGGCACGATACCCTGTCAGGCGGCGAAGGGCGTGATACGCTGGCGGCCGGATCTGGGGATGATGTGATCGATGGCGGTGCCGGGCGCGACAGCCTGTTCCTGGGGGCAGGGGATGACATCGCCTATGGCGGCGACGGCGCGGACAGGTTCATCTTCCGCGATCGGGATCTAGACAACTCCACAGTGGAGATCCGCGACTATGACATCGATGAAGGGGATTATCTGGACCTGCGCCAGGTCAGCCTTGGCGACAGTGAGACCTGGTTCGCAGGCGCGGTCACCCAGGCGCTGGACGGGACGATCAGCATGGACCTTGGGGCCTGCACCGTTGAACTGACGGGCACCGGTCTGGATCTGCTGACCCAATCCGATGCCCTTTATGACAGTCTGGTTTTCTGA
- a CDS encoding response regulator transcription factor — translation MRILIADDHEMVRDTLTVFLNSEGRIQVLPAASLKEAIQLIEAKGPFDLVLLDYKMPGMNGLQGLKQAVADYPNQPFAILSGTAPNSVAQEAVDAGALGFLPKTMGAKSMVNAIRFMALGETYIPADVMQAANSVEDPFDNQLSQRETEVLSGLCAGHSNKEIARDLGLQEVTIKLHVRTLCKKLDARNRTHAAVIAKEAGFA, via the coding sequence ATGCGTATTTTGATTGCCGACGATCACGAAATGGTTCGCGACACGCTGACTGTGTTTTTGAATTCCGAAGGCCGTATTCAGGTACTGCCTGCGGCCTCGTTGAAAGAAGCGATACAGCTGATCGAAGCCAAAGGTCCCTTTGATCTGGTCCTGTTGGACTACAAGATGCCTGGCATGAACGGGCTTCAGGGCCTGAAACAGGCGGTTGCCGATTATCCCAACCAACCCTTTGCCATCCTCAGCGGCACTGCCCCCAATTCGGTTGCGCAAGAGGCGGTCGATGCCGGCGCCTTGGGGTTTCTGCCGAAAACCATGGGGGCCAAGAGCATGGTCAACGCCATCCGCTTCATGGCCCTTGGGGAAACGTATATCCCTGCAGATGTGATGCAGGCCGCAAATTCGGTCGAAGATCCCTTTGACAACCAGCTGAGCCAGCGCGAAACCGAAGTGCTTAGCGGCCTTTGCGCGGGCCATTCCAACAAGGAAATTGCCCGCGATCTGGGTCTTCAGGAGGTGACGATCAAACTGCATGTGCGCACTCTTTGCAAGAAACTGGATGCCCGGAACAGAACGCATGCGGCGGTGATTGCCAAAGAAGCAGGGTTTGCCTGA
- a CDS encoding molybdopterin-dependent oxidoreductase — translation MFFTTVFRPIAVAATLVFILATTSLPALAEPILTVKSPGSDRPVTLERVDLDQLPREVVRTRTIWTEGLVEFEGVSLATLVAELGLTAGELSFVALNDYAVTIPLSDAVAGGPIIADRMNGEPMSVRDKGPLWVIYPFDSNPEYQAEKYYARSIWQLHRIESAL, via the coding sequence ATGTTTTTCACAACTGTCTTCCGCCCCATCGCTGTGGCCGCCACCCTTGTTTTCATACTCGCCACGACCAGCTTGCCTGCTTTGGCTGAGCCAATTCTGACGGTCAAATCCCCCGGTTCGGACCGTCCGGTCACCTTGGAACGTGTGGATCTGGATCAGCTGCCACGGGAGGTGGTGCGCACCCGCACGATCTGGACCGAAGGTCTGGTGGAATTTGAGGGCGTGTCACTGGCCACGCTGGTGGCCGAACTGGGGCTGACGGCGGGAGAGTTGAGCTTCGTTGCGCTGAATGATTATGCGGTGACCATCCCCCTGTCTGATGCGGTGGCGGGCGGTCCCATTATTGCGGATCGGATGAACGGTGAACCGATGTCGGTGCGCGACAAAGGACCACTCTGGGTTATTTATCCTTTTGACAGCAATCCCGAGTATCAGGCAGAAAAATACTACGCACGTAGCATCTGGCAGCTGCATCGTATTGAATCTGCACTGTAA